A single Antechinus flavipes isolate AdamAnt ecotype Samford, QLD, Australia chromosome 5, AdamAnt_v2, whole genome shotgun sequence DNA region contains:
- the SMAGP gene encoding small cell adhesion glycoprotein → MSNNFKKGGGGRRLEGGGKGSGFWSPSLTFPFTFATSETTARSCWGWVAGRERPRPSYPTAPLLSKIPGSELGDPPGADRSSLHLVAPGLSFTSAGVKILICAYTAATMTGFPTPPPPKAEELMSTPLQQATETLTPTAVANTAVIAGVITVVFITLFSVLIVIIIYLYKNKGSYFTYEPAEGEASATLQMEGDSVQGKKEEYFI, encoded by the exons GGCGGAGGAGGGAGGAGGCTGGAAGGCGGAGGGAAGGGAAGTGGCTTCTGGTCGCCCTCACTCACATTCCCATTCACCTTTGCCACCTCAGAGACCACAGCCCGCAGCTGCTGGGGCTGGGTTGCAGGGCGGGAACGTCCGCGTCCCTCTTATCCAACCGCACCACTCCTCTCCAAGATCCCCGGAAGCGAGCTAGGAGATCCCCCCGGAGCGGACAGATCCTCTCTCCATCTCGTTGCACCTGGGCTCTCCTTCACCTCCGCAG gtGTGAAGATTCTTATTTGTGCTTACACTGCTGCCACCATGACAGGCTTCCCAACCCCACCTCCCCCAAAAG CAGAGGAACTGATGTCCACTCCACTCCAACAAGCCACTGAAACCCTGACCCCTACAGCTGTTGCCAACACTGCAGTCATTGCAG GTGTTATCACAGTGGTCTTCATCACCCTGTTCTCAGTACTGATTGTCATCATCATTTACCTGTACAAGAATAAAGGCAGCTATTTCACCTATGAGCCCGCAGAAGGAGAAGCCAGTGCAACTCTACAAATGGAGGGTGATTCGGTccaagggaaaaaggaggaatatTTTATCTGA